Below is a window of Bacteroidales bacterium DNA.
ATACTTCGACAAGGCTGCTGCGGATCTATTCTCCACCGCTGTGTCTAGGGTACGTCAACCCATTGAGTCTTTCTTCAACTGGCTAGAGGAGAAGACTGGCATTCAAAGGGCGTCTAAAGTTCGATCGACAAACGGATTGCTTGTTCATGTGTTTGGTAGACTAGCCGTTGCATTTATGTACCTTTTTTTCAACCCTTAATTCGCATTATTAAATAACTCTCATTCAAATACTGAATAAAATCTATCTTAATATTTGGTAAATCAACTTATTTTCAGCATCAATCTTTGCTTTAAAAGAGCTGTAAAAACAGGTGATTTATTTGACTATCCAATAAAAAAGTCGCCTCCTGCATTATTTTCTCAGCAATTTGATCAACATGCCTCTTATTCCATGATTCAATTTCAGAACCCTTTACCCATTGGTTAAAAGCTCCAAGAGCAGGTCCAGTATGTACTTGAAAATCTACAATATTTTTTTCATCCCCATTCAAAGCTAAATTTGTACTATAAGCAAAGTACCATTTAAAC
It encodes the following:
- a CDS encoding transposase translates to YFDKAAADLFSTAVSRVRQPIESFFNWLEEKTGIQRASKVRSTNGLLVHVFGRLAVAFMYLFFNP